DNA from Mesorhizobium sp. B2-1-1:
TCGCCCGACTTGCCGTCCAGCGCCATGATCAGCGCACGCAGCGAATTTCCGTGGGCGGCGACCAGGACCGTGCCGCCGCGCAACACATGCGGCTGGAGGTCGTGCAGGTAATAAGGCCAGACGCGGGCGCCGGTGTCCTTCAGGCTTTCGCCACCGGGGGGCGGCACGTCGTAGGAGCGGCGCCAGACATGCACCTGCTCCTCGCCCCATTTCTTGCGCGCGTCGTCCTTGTTGAGGCCGGAGAGGTCGCCATAGTCGCGCTCGTTCAGCGCCTGGTCGCGGACGGTTTTCAGGTCGCTCTGGCCGACGGCGTCAAGAATGTGCTGGCAGGTTTTTTGCGCCCGGACCAGCGCCGAGGTGAAGGCGATGTCGAACTTCAGGCCGCGTGCCTTGAGCTTCTGCCCGGCTGCCTTGGCCTCGGCGTGGCCCTGTTCGGTCAGGTCGACGTCACGCCAGCCGGTGAAGAGATTCTTCAAATTCCATTCGCTCTGGCCATGGCGCACGAGCACGAGGGTTCTCGACATTTTTGCTCCTCTGGGATCTGAGCAATTCCAGCAGAAGTGGGAAGCGGTTTTCTGTCTGGAATTGCATGGGGATGAAGATGGTCCGGGGTCGTTTCAGGCAAGCCCGAGCACGTCCCGCATCGAGTAAAGGCCGGGCTTCCTGCCATGCGCCCACA
Protein-coding regions in this window:
- a CDS encoding 2,3-bisphosphoglycerate-dependent phosphoglycerate mutase; translation: MSRTLVLVRHGQSEWNLKNLFTGWRDVDLTEQGHAEAKAAGQKLKARGLKFDIAFTSALVRAQKTCQHILDAVGQSDLKTVRDQALNERDYGDLSGLNKDDARKKWGEEQVHVWRRSYDVPPPGGESLKDTGARVWPYYLHDLQPHVLRGGTVLVAAHGNSLRALIMALDGKSGEEIVKLELGTGVPVIYTLNADSTVASKEVLEG